From a single Lates calcarifer isolate ASB-BC8 linkage group LG12, TLL_Latcal_v3, whole genome shotgun sequence genomic region:
- the slc25a55a gene encoding solute carrier family 25 member 55a, translating into MSQQQISLPAKLINGGIAGIVGVTCVFPIDLAKTRLQNQRRGQQVYKSMMDCLVKTVRSEGYFGMYRGAAVNLTLVTPEKAIKLAANDFFRHHLAKDGKGLTVFKEMLAGCGAGMCQVIVTTPMEMLKIQLQDAGRLAAQQQKPVMMSPTKLVATNTFLSRSYNSGMVVSAPRAVSATQIAKELLQTQGIQGLYKGLGATLMRDVPFSIVYFPLFANLNHLGKPSPEESSPFYWAFLSGCLAGSTAAVAVNPCDVVKTRLQSLNKGSSEETYNGVVDCVSKIMRKEGPSAFLKGAGCRALVIAPLFGIAQVMYFVGVGEYILDNSPLSLLSA; encoded by the exons ATGTCTCAGCAGCAGATCAG CCTTCCCGCCAAACTCATTAATGGAGGTATTGCTGGCATCGTTGGGGTTACTTGTGTGTTCCCCATTGACTTGGCAAAGACCAGGTTGCAGAATCAGAGACGAGGTCAGCAGGTCTACAAGAGCAT GATGGACTGCCTTGTCAAGACAGTTCGATCGGAAGGTTACTTTGGCATGTACAGAG gtgCTGCTGTAAATCTGACACTGGTTACCCCAGAGAAGGCAATCAAGCTGGCTGCTAATGACTTCTTTCGACATCACCTTGCTAAAGATGG AAAGGGGCTGACAGTGTTCAAAGAGATGCTGGCAGGTTGTGGTGCAGGAATGTGTCAGGTTATTGTCACAACCCCCATGGAAATGCTCAAAATACAGCTACAGGATGCAGGAAGACTCG CGGCCCAGCAGCAAAAACCAGTCATGATGTCTCCCACAAAGCTTGTGGCCACTAACACCTTCCTCAGCCGCTCGTACAACTCTGGCATGGTGGTCTCAGCACCACGAGCTGTGTCTGCCACACAGATCGCAAAGGAACTGCTTCAAACCCAGGGCATCCAGGGGCTTTACAAAGGTCTAGGGGCAACACTGATGAG GGATGTTCCCTTTTCTATTGTCTACTTCCCACTGTTTGCCAACCTGAACCATCTGGGCAAACCCAGTCCTGAGGAGTCGTCGCCCTTCTATTGGGCTTTCCTCTCAGGCTGTTTAGCAGGATCTACTGCTGCAGTGGCTGTTAATCCCTGTGATG TGGTGAAAACGAGACTGCAGTCACTGAACAAAGGATCCAGTGAGGAGACCTACAATGGTGTTGTGGATTGTGTGAG TAAAATCATGCGGAAGGAGGGACCCTCTGCCTTCCTGAAAGGCGCAGGCTGCCGGGCTCTGGTCATTGCTCCTCTGTTTGGCATTGCACAGGTTATGTACTTTGTTGGTGTTGGAGAATATATCCTGGACAACTCACCACTGAGCCTCTTGTCGGCATGA
- the tshba gene encoding thyroid stimulating hormone subunit beta a has product METAVFNCWLLFLLFSPSVPMCLPTDFTLYVEKPECDFCVAINTTICMGFCYSRDSNMRDILGPRYLIQRGCTYDRVEYHTAILPGCPVDSNPVFTYPVALSCHCGACRTDSDECAHRASVDRAKCTKPVRRIYPYPGQSNYMIPF; this is encoded by the exons ATGGAGACTGCCGTGTTCAACTGCTGGCTCCTTTTTCTGCTGTTCAGCCCATCTGTTCCCATGTGTTTACCCACTGACTTCACCCTGTATGTGGAGAAGCCAGAGTGTGACTTCTGTGTGGCGATCAACACTACTATCTGCATGGGGTTTTGCTACTCAAGG GACAGCAACATGAGGGACATACTTGGCCCACGCTACCTCATCCAGAGAGGCTGTACCTATGACAGGGTGGAGTACCATACGGCCATACTGCCCGGCTGTCCTGTCGACTCCAACCCTGTCTTCACCTACCCTGTGGCCCTCAGCTGCCATTGCGGTGCCTGCAGGACCGACAGCGATGAGTGTGCACACAGAGCCAGTGTGGACAGAGCTAAGTGTACCAAACCAGTTAGACGTATCTATCCATACCCTGGTCAGAGCAACTACATGATCCCTTTctga
- the slc5a8l gene encoding sodium-coupled monocarboxylate transporter 1 isoform X1, with protein sequence MVGTGGPVATFSVWDYVVFAGTILGAAGIGLFQAIRGRKETSSDEFLLGGRQMTAVPVAMSLTASFMSGITVIGTPAEAYRFGAAFWLFGFAYAIMSAVTAEIFVPLFYRLGITSAYEYLEMRFSRPIRIIGTSMYIAQTALYTGLVIYAPALALNQITGLNLWGVLVATGAVCILYCTLGGLKAVIWTDVLQMVIMLAGFVAVIARGAVLQGGLTKIWEDAGQGGRLEAFDFDPDPLKRHTFWTITIGGSIMWVSIYSINQSQVQRYISCKTLGHAKMSLYVNMVGLWVTVSLAVFSGLTMYSIYKHCDPLTNGDISTPDQLLPYLVMDILAIYPGIPGLFVAAAYSGTLSTVSSSINALVAVTVEDFIHPVCKNLTDKQVTWMNMGLSVFFGALCIGMAGVASVMGSVLQAALSIFGMISGPLLGLYLLGMLFRTSNSIGGLLGMIIGLVLTLWVGIGAQIYPPTDEKTNPLPLSIAGCNSTLSQNYTTIAPWTSPVTVRPDVRPPLADSWYSLSYLHFCLLGTLTTMVSGLLVSMITGGCKQEKLNSDLFVRKRDLICFSCLSKSKASDVTEKAATEFNVGADNSAFTELDVMGKDVENATKL encoded by the exons ATGGTTGGTACAGGTGGTCCAGTGGCCACTTTCTCTGTGTGGGATTATGTGGTGTTTGCAGGAACAATTTTGGGGGCAGCTGGTATTGGTCTCTTCCAAGCCATTCGAGGCCGTAAGGAGACCAGCAGTGATGAGTTTTTGTTGGGTGGACGGCAAATGACAGCTGTGCCGGTCGCAATGTCACTCACTGCCAGCTTCATGTCTGGAATCACAGTCATCGGCACACCTGCCGAGGCATACCGGTTTGGAGCTGCCTTCTGGCTCTTTGGCTTCGCATATGCCATCAtgtctgctgtcactgctgagaTCTTTGTCCCACTTTTCTACCGACTGGGGATCACCAGTGCCTATGAG TACCTGGAGATGCGCTTCAGCCGGCCCATTCGTATAATTGGGACATCAATGTACATCGCACAGACG GCGCTGTACACTGGTTTGGTTATCTATGCTCCAGCTCTTGCACTAAATCAAA TTACTGGACTTAATCTGTGGGGAGTGCTAGTGGCCACAGGAGCGGTGTGCATCCTCTACTGCACTTTG GGTGGTCTGAAAGCAGTTATCTGGACAGATGTGCTTCAGATGGTGATCATGCTGGCAGGTTTTGTGGCTGTTATAGCTAGAGGAGCTGTACTGCAAGGAGGCCTGACAAAGATTTGGGAAGATGCTGGTCAAGGAGGCCGATTAGAGGCGTTTGA TTTTGACCCAGATCCTCTGAAGAGACATACTTTCTGGACCATTACAATCGGTGGTAGCATAATGTGGGTGTCTATCTACTCAATCAACCAATCCCAGGTGCAGCGCTACATCTCCTGTAAAACCTTGGGACATGCCAAGAT gtCTTTGTATGTGAACATGGTTGGCTTGTGGGTAACTGTGAGTTTGGCTGTGTTTTCTGGCCTCACCATGTACTCCATTTACAAGCACTGTGACCCACTTACAAATGGTGATATAAGCACCCCTGACCAG CTGCTGCCCTACCTTGTGATGGATATTCTGGCCATCTACCCTGGAATCCCTGGCTTGTTTGTGGCTGCTGCATACAGTGGGACCCTTAG CACGGTGTCTTCCAGCATTAATGCCCTGGTTGCTGTCACTGTGGAAGACTTTATTCACCCTGTGTGCAAAAACCTCACAGACAAACAAGTGACCTGGATGAACATGGGCCTGA GTGTATTCTTTGGTGCCCTGTGTATTGGGATGGCTGGAGTAGCTTCAGTTATGGGAAGTGTTCTGCAG GCAGCTCTGTCCATATTTGGCATGATCAGCGGGCCTCTTCTCGGTCTTTACCTGTTAGGCATGCTTTTTCGTACATCAAATTCAATA GGAGGGTTACTGGGAATGATCATCGGTCTAGTGTTGACTCTGTGGGTGGGGATCGGAGCCCAGATTTACCCACCAACAGATGAGAAGACaaatcctcttcctctcagtaTTGCAGGCTGCAACAGCACATTAAGCCAGAACTACACAACAATAGCTCCTTGGACCAGTCCAGTGACTGTGAGGCCTGA TGTCAGACCACCTTTGGCAGACTCCTGGTATTCTCTGTCCTATCTCCACTTCTGTCTGTTGGGAACACTGACCACAATGGTGTCTGGCCTGCTGGTGAGCATGATCACAG gCGGATGCAAACAAGAGAAGCTGAACTCTGATCTGTTTGTGAGGAAAAGAGACCTGATCTGCTTCAGCTGCTTGAGTAAATCAAAG GCATCGGATGTCACAGAAAAGGCTGCAACAGAGTTTAATGTTGGAGCTGACAACTCAGCATTCACAGAACTTGATGTGATGGGCAAGGATGTTGAAAATGCAACCAAACTGTAA
- the slc5a8l gene encoding sodium-coupled monocarboxylate transporter 1 isoform X2, translated as MVGTGGPVATFSVWDYVVFAGTILGAAGIGLFQAIRGRKETSSDEFLLGGRQMTAVPVAMSLTASFMSGITVIGTPAEAYRFGAAFWLFGFAYAIMSAVTAEIFVPLFYRLGITSAYEYLEMRFSRPIRIIGTSMYIAQTALYTGLVIYAPALALNQITGLNLWGVLVATGAVCILYCTLGGLKAVIWTDVLQMVIMLAGFVAVIARGAVLQGGLTKIWEDAGQGGRLEAFDTVSSSINALVAVTVEDFIHPVCKNLTDKQVTWMNMGLSVFFGALCIGMAGVASVMGSVLQAALSIFGMISGPLLGLYLLGMLFRTSNSIGGLLGMIIGLVLTLWVGIGAQIYPPTDEKTNPLPLSIAGCNSTLSQNYTTIAPWTSPVTVRPDVRPPLADSWYSLSYLHFCLLGTLTTMVSGLLVSMITGGCKQEKLNSDLFVRKRDLICFSCLSKSKASDVTEKAATEFNVGADNSAFTELDVMGKDVENATKL; from the exons ATGGTTGGTACAGGTGGTCCAGTGGCCACTTTCTCTGTGTGGGATTATGTGGTGTTTGCAGGAACAATTTTGGGGGCAGCTGGTATTGGTCTCTTCCAAGCCATTCGAGGCCGTAAGGAGACCAGCAGTGATGAGTTTTTGTTGGGTGGACGGCAAATGACAGCTGTGCCGGTCGCAATGTCACTCACTGCCAGCTTCATGTCTGGAATCACAGTCATCGGCACACCTGCCGAGGCATACCGGTTTGGAGCTGCCTTCTGGCTCTTTGGCTTCGCATATGCCATCAtgtctgctgtcactgctgagaTCTTTGTCCCACTTTTCTACCGACTGGGGATCACCAGTGCCTATGAG TACCTGGAGATGCGCTTCAGCCGGCCCATTCGTATAATTGGGACATCAATGTACATCGCACAGACG GCGCTGTACACTGGTTTGGTTATCTATGCTCCAGCTCTTGCACTAAATCAAA TTACTGGACTTAATCTGTGGGGAGTGCTAGTGGCCACAGGAGCGGTGTGCATCCTCTACTGCACTTTG GGTGGTCTGAAAGCAGTTATCTGGACAGATGTGCTTCAGATGGTGATCATGCTGGCAGGTTTTGTGGCTGTTATAGCTAGAGGAGCTGTACTGCAAGGAGGCCTGACAAAGATTTGGGAAGATGCTGGTCAAGGAGGCCGATTAGAGGCGTTTGA CACGGTGTCTTCCAGCATTAATGCCCTGGTTGCTGTCACTGTGGAAGACTTTATTCACCCTGTGTGCAAAAACCTCACAGACAAACAAGTGACCTGGATGAACATGGGCCTGA GTGTATTCTTTGGTGCCCTGTGTATTGGGATGGCTGGAGTAGCTTCAGTTATGGGAAGTGTTCTGCAG GCAGCTCTGTCCATATTTGGCATGATCAGCGGGCCTCTTCTCGGTCTTTACCTGTTAGGCATGCTTTTTCGTACATCAAATTCAATA GGAGGGTTACTGGGAATGATCATCGGTCTAGTGTTGACTCTGTGGGTGGGGATCGGAGCCCAGATTTACCCACCAACAGATGAGAAGACaaatcctcttcctctcagtaTTGCAGGCTGCAACAGCACATTAAGCCAGAACTACACAACAATAGCTCCTTGGACCAGTCCAGTGACTGTGAGGCCTGA TGTCAGACCACCTTTGGCAGACTCCTGGTATTCTCTGTCCTATCTCCACTTCTGTCTGTTGGGAACACTGACCACAATGGTGTCTGGCCTGCTGGTGAGCATGATCACAG gCGGATGCAAACAAGAGAAGCTGAACTCTGATCTGTTTGTGAGGAAAAGAGACCTGATCTGCTTCAGCTGCTTGAGTAAATCAAAG GCATCGGATGTCACAGAAAAGGCTGCAACAGAGTTTAATGTTGGAGCTGACAACTCAGCATTCACAGAACTTGATGTGATGGGCAAGGATGTTGAAAATGCAACCAAACTGTAA
- the si:ch211-105j21.9 gene encoding sialomucin core protein 24-like: MDTITILAYCLLAISFAMAQTEKENLTTTPTTTTTPDLNLTHTTTFVTSSNSTPHATVISNMTEETTPFTSTARDNETVNETTSQPQTSQSTTILIPLPNSTSMTTTTPATHAQTFTMLTTTAIQTTAGYISTPATTVITTANSSHIVNTTSDSVDSITQGFGLNTSEKNMTIVFSVALGVFGLALVMFMFHRCKQKIQYLHQPLNNTDGDAFVADDDTLIISGGLYDGHPIYDNVPEAPEDRSQFRLEFLH, translated from the exons ATGGATACCATTACCATACTGGCTTATTGCCTTCTGGCCATTTCTTTTGCTATggcacaaacagaaaaagagaatttGACTACCACgcctacaacaacaacaacccctGACTTAAACTTGACTCACACAACTACATTTGTAACGTCATCTAACTCCACTCCACATGCAACTGTTATTTCAAACATGACTGAGGAAACAACTCCATTTACCAGCACAGCCCGAGACAATGAGACAGTCAACGAAACCACAAGTCAGCCCCAGACCTCTCAGTCAACAACCATCTTGATTCCTCTACCAAATAGTACCTCAATGACAACCACCACACCCGCCACTCACGCTCAAACATTCACAATGCTCACAACGACAGCAATCCAGACCACAGCAGGTTACATAAGTACACCTGCTACTACTGTAATTACAACTGCAAATTCCTCTCATATTGTCAATACAACTTCAGATTCAGTGGACAGCATCACACAAG GTTTTGGACTAAACACTTCAGAAAAGAATATGACTATTGTCTTCAGTGTTGCACTGGGAGTGTTTGGACTGGCACTggttatgtttatgtttcatAGATGCAAACAGAAAATCCAATACTTGCATCAGCCACTTAACAACACTGATGGGG ATGCATTTGTAGCAGACGATGACACACTCATAATTTCTGGAGGACTTTATGATGGCCATCCGATCTACGACAATGTACCTGAAGCCCCAGAGGACCGATCTCAATTTCGCCTTGAGTTCCTTCATTGA
- the sycp1 gene encoding LOW QUALITY PROTEIN: synaptonemal complex protein 1 (The sequence of the model RefSeq protein was modified relative to this genomic sequence to represent the inferred CDS: substituted 3 bases at 3 genomic stop codons), whose translation MESDRSFNFKLLMPPRVNSGQVSAVRPQEVIENCGDIMNPLQQGYSMCFDKEQNMPFSNTSMVMPTKPTRQDVPKIKVVPPMEKDEINGNPGQLYSKLFDEVDRIKCWKVKVDSDTVQKERRLQENKRTIETQRKAIQELQFGNESLSIKLEEQISENEDLRNKNNATRNLCNILKDTFQRSAEKMLLFESEREETHHLFMENNVNIQKLVAAFESLRIRAEADQQEMQKVKEGLLQFEELKEKYHQEYNMKEEEVAELQTKLRTKENELQKILLDLHETQKHCKHLQETTNQQHELLKSSKTEQESLLQKLHTAEQRCIETEKKGEAIAVSLEQSKEEYAQTIHSKDLSIQELSRVKNQQAEKLEEIQATIQELQNSLDLERQRAKELEDKLMANNDKLERRNTLLRETMDQSAMKAGQIKILEDELDIKSKSIESMKNKIDITEVRVEELTAELSRKTEEVQLFEVIQTNTKSLHLIVXXHDFHFLAPLMMKKYDVVIWXMCFLYPQIKVQELVGQLFTEMNKNKEHTFQMEQLRKDIKLHEVKYEELLSNLNKLQSEKMAIQQQFESGSSNMEAVEANMKVSEEKAVKLTREIQRLEEENQSLREELNSIKTKIQGKCQETETLQKKIEENCEHLQQKIAEREKQIKTVETKLWNLRKKFEIKLKAQEEYQKENKILKKQIAKEIAKSCQLEDVISSLHDESQNLKRLNKEDCQKLLKDLEYKSTFAAELENEAQKLRLAAAEAIKNKEDAELKCQHKIADMVALMEKHKSQYDRMVEQKDAELDENKKKEMEAIAQRKSIGMTLIDLSELNLSTHKTENDQLKKQLKIETTKGENLQKELTDLKKEMSSMKITLLSGARNKQSAASNCKQGRCSETPKESMSKRYMFDFSKTRKTPSHSKDEGSATVMKNTESDTDSIRVSCGTTPKAMDVHNEDLKTPSSITDRVGGTSKIKSYRIRTPPSNEKASHWGKSTLELDPKSDSSDQIDLLTFANASNFSALHCKLKTLKKIQSPVTHKSPGNSLKLAAMKRMRDAGWTAVTGHDKKKKKKSNEKIFA comes from the exons ATGGAGAGTGACCGGAGTTTTAACTTCAAACTGTTGATGCCCCCCAGGGTGAATAGTGGTCAGGTATCTGCAGTTAGACCTCAAGAAGTCATTGAGAACTGTGGTGATATCATGAATCCATTACAGCAA GGATATAGTATGTGTTTTGACAAAGAGCAAAACATGCCTTTCTCCAATACAAGCATGGTTATGCCTACTAAACCAACCAGACAA GATGTTCCCAAGATAAAAGTTGTGCCACCAATGGAAAAGGATGAG ATTAATGGCAATCCTGGACAACTTTATTCAAAGTTGTTTGATGAAGTTGACAGAATTAAATGCTGGAAGGTCAAAGTTGACTCTGACACTGTGCAAAAGGAAAGAAGActccaagaaaacaaaagaacaatagAAACACAGCGCAAAGCCATTCAAGagttacag TTTGGAAATGAGAGTCTCAGCATAAAGCTGGAGGAACAGATCAGTGAAAATGAGGATTTGAGGAACAA aaacaacGCAACCAGGAACTTGTGTAATATACTCAAAGATACTTTTCAGCGGTCAGCTGAGAAAATGCTACTCT TTGAAtctgaaagagaggaaacacatcACCTCTTTATGGAAAACAATGTGAACATTCAG AAACTGGTTGCAGCATTTGAAAGCCTTCGTATTCGAGCAGAAGCTGATCAACAAGAGATGCAAAAAG TAAAAGAGGGCTTGCTGCAATTTGAAgaacttaaagagaaatatcATCAAGAATATAacatgaaagaggaagag GTGGCAGAGCTTCAAACAAAACTTCGGACAAAGGAAAATGAATTACAGAAAATCCTGCTTGACCTTCATGAAACCCAAAAGCATTGCAAACATCTTCAGGAGACAACAA ATCAACAACATGAACTTCTCAAAAGCTCAAAAACTGAACAGGAATCCCTTCTTCAAAAACTGCACACTGCTGAGCAGCGCTGTATAGAAACTGAG AAAAAAGGTGAAGCTATTGCTGTGTCCCTGGAACAAAGTAAAGAAGAATATGCACAGACCATCCACAGCAAAGACTTAAGCATACAGGAGCTCAGCAGAGTTAAAAATCAACAAGCTGAGAAACTGGAGGAGATTCAGGCAACCATTCAGGAGCTACAGAATTCATTAGACCTAGAGAGACAGAG GGCCAAAGAACTTGAAGATAAACTCATGGCAAACAACGACAAACTTGAAAGGAGAAACACTCTTTTAC GAGAGACCATGGATCAGAGTGCAATGAAAGCTGGGCAGATCAAAATCCTTGAGGATGAACTG GACATAAAATCAAAATCCATTGAGTCCATGAAGAATAAGATTGACATAACTGAAGTCAGAGTGGAGGAACTCACAGCTGAGCTTTCAAGGAAGACTGAAGAAGTCCAGCTATTTGAGGTGATACAAACAAATACTAAATCTCTTCATTTGATAGTCTAATaacatgattttcattttcttgctccgctcatgatgaaaaaatatgatGTAGTGATatggtgaatgtgttttttatacCCTCAGATCAAAGTGCAGGAGCTAGTGGGACAGTTGTTTACcgaaatgaacaaaaataaagaacacaCTTTTCAAATGGAGCAACTGAGGAAAGACATAAAGCTACATGA AGTAAAGTATGAAGAACTATTATCCAACCTTAATAAGCTTCAGTCTGAGAAGATGGCCATTCAACAGCAGTTTGAGAGTGGATCCTCTAATATGGAAGCTGTTGAAGCAAATATGAAG GTGAGTGAGGAGAAGGCTGTGAAGCTCACAAGAGAAATTCAAAGACTAGAAGAAGAAAACCAAAGTTTACG agaggaattaaattcaattaaaaccAAAATCCAAGGGAAATGCCAAGAAACTGAGACTCTGCagaagaaaattgaagaaaat TGTGAACATCTGCAGCAGAAAAttgcagaaagagaaaaacaaatcaaaactgtggaaacaaag CTGTGGAATCTGAGGAAAAAGTTTGAAATTAAACTTAAAGCCCAGGAGGAATACCAAAAAGAG aataaaattcTTAAGAAACAAATAGCAAAGGAGATTGCAAAATCCTGTCAACTTGAAGATGTG ATCAGCAGTCTTCACGACGAGTCCCAGAACCTGAAAAGACTGAACAAGGAAGACTGTCAAAAATTGCTTAAGGATCTTGAGTACAAATCAACCTTTGCAGCAGAGCTTGAGAACGAG GCACAAAAGCTCAgattagcagcagcagaggccatCAAGAACAAGGAAGATGCAGAACTCAAGTGTCAGCACAAGATAGCAGATATGGTTGCACTAATGGAGAAACATAAG AGCCAGTATGACCGGATGGTTGAACAAAAGGATGCAGAGCTTGAtgagaacaagaaaaaagagatggaaGCTATTGCTCAAAGGAAATCCATTGGTATGACACTAATAGATTTGTCA GAGTTGAATCTCTCAACGCATaagacagaaaatgatcagCTGAAGAAACAGCTCAAGATAGAAACAACAAAGGGG gAAAACCTACAGAAGGAGCTAACTGATTTGAAGAAAGAGATGTCATCAATGAAAATCACTCTGCTGTCAGGAGCAAGGAACAAGCAG TCGGCTGCCTCAAACTGTAAACAAGGAAGATGTTCAGAAACTCCAAAAGAGAGCATGTCAAAGAGATACATGTTTGACTTTTCCAAGACTAGAAAGACACCATCCCACAGCAAAGATGAAGGAAGTGCTACAGTTATGAAAAACACT GAATCTGACACGGATTCAATCAGAGTGTCATGTGGAACAACACCAAAGGCCATG GATGTTCACAATGAAGACCTGAAAACCCCAAGCAGTATTACAGACAGGGTTGGCGGAACATCAAAGATCAAA TCCTACAGAATAAGGACACCACCCTCTAATGAAAAAGCATCACACTGGGGGAAGAGCACCTTAGAGCTTGACCCCAAGTCTGACAGCTCTGATCAAATTGATCTCTTG ACCTTTGCAAATGCATCCAATTTTTCTGCTCTACACTGCAAACTCAAGACCCTCAAAAAG ATTCAGAGCCCTGTCACTCATAAATCACCAGGGAACTCCTTGAAGCTAGCTGCAATGAAAAGGATGAGAGATGCTGGTTGGACTGCAGTTACTGGCcatgacaagaagaaaaagaagaagagcaaTGAGAAGATCTTTGCATAA